One window of the bacterium genome contains the following:
- a CDS encoding endonuclease domain-containing protein: MTTHKTSISRNLRKNTTRAEQRLWSRLRSRQLLGLKFRRQHPIGNYVVDFVCLEKNVVIEVDGGQHLDDVRDKERDQWLSNEGYGILRYWNDQVLKETDSVVEDILRSIDSPSPSPSPQPPSPKASAGQEGGG, translated from the coding sequence AAACATCCATATCCCGGAATCTTCGCAAAAATACGACGAGAGCTGAGCAACGCCTATGGTCTCGGTTGCGTTCCCGACAGCTTCTTGGTCTGAAGTTTCGAAGACAACATCCTATCGGTAATTACGTTGTCGATTTCGTTTGTCTCGAAAAAAATGTTGTTATTGAAGTTGATGGCGGTCAACACTTGGATGATGTGAGGGATAAAGAAAGAGATCAGTGGTTGTCAAACGAGGGCTACGGGATATTGCGATACTGGAATGATCAAGTGCTCAAGGAAACCGATTCGGTGGTTGAGGATATCCTGAGAAGTATTGACTCACCCTCCCCCAGCCCCTCCCCTCAACCTCCTTCGCCTAAAGCTTCGGCGGGTCAAGAGGGAGGGGGGTGA